A window from Candidatus Reconcilbacillus cellulovorans encodes these proteins:
- a CDS encoding undecaprenyl-phosphate alpha-N-acetylglucosaminyl 1-phosphate transferase: MIGWLAVAAAALAGVLSLALTPAVRSFALRVGAVDVPNARKVHTRVMPRLGGLAIYAAFLVAAVVVVPFAEGTDFSPKVALGLALGGAVIVFIGALDDRFGLSPKAKLLGEIAAAVVAVWIGDIRIELLNVPFGDTEIGTSFLSIPLTILWIVGVTNAVNLIDGLDGLAAGVSAIANATILALAALMGNETVVLLSAALLGGTLGFLVHNFHPAKIFMGDSGALFLGFSLATLSILGFKQATLVSFVVPIVILAVPLGDTFFAIVRRVLNRRPISLPDRGHLHHCLQQLGLSHRQTVVVIYGISLFFSLCALLLSQTANWAAVIIVAVLLLAMEVGAEMIGIFSKTRRPLLKLFSRIFSWNFRPRSNK; this comes from the coding sequence ATGATCGGTTGGTTGGCTGTCGCCGCGGCGGCGTTGGCGGGCGTGCTTTCGCTGGCGCTCACGCCGGCCGTGCGGTCGTTCGCGCTCCGAGTCGGGGCCGTCGACGTGCCGAACGCCCGCAAGGTACATACGCGCGTCATGCCGCGGCTCGGCGGGCTTGCGATCTATGCCGCGTTTCTCGTCGCCGCGGTGGTTGTTGTACCGTTTGCGGAAGGGACCGATTTTTCACCGAAGGTCGCGCTCGGACTGGCGCTCGGCGGCGCGGTTATCGTTTTCATCGGCGCGCTCGACGACCGGTTCGGCCTGTCGCCGAAAGCAAAGCTTCTGGGGGAAATCGCCGCCGCGGTCGTCGCCGTCTGGATCGGCGACATCCGGATCGAGCTGCTCAACGTGCCGTTCGGAGACACGGAAATCGGGACAAGCTTCCTCAGCATCCCGCTGACGATTCTGTGGATCGTCGGCGTGACGAATGCCGTCAACCTGATCGACGGTCTGGACGGCTTGGCGGCCGGTGTGTCGGCGATCGCGAACGCGACGATTCTGGCGTTGGCCGCCCTGATGGGCAACGAGACGGTCGTGCTGCTCAGCGCCGCGTTGCTCGGCGGGACGCTCGGGTTTCTCGTGCACAATTTTCACCCAGCGAAAATTTTCATGGGCGATTCGGGGGCGCTTTTCCTCGGCTTCAGTCTGGCGACCTTGTCGATTCTCGGGTTCAAGCAGGCGACGCTCGTGTCGTTCGTCGTGCCGATCGTCATTTTGGCCGTGCCGCTCGGCGATACGTTTTTCGCGATCGTGCGGCGCGTGTTGAACCGGCGGCCGATCTCGCTGCCGGATCGCGGGCATCTGCATCATTGCCTGCAACAGCTCGGGCTGTCGCATAGGCAGACGGTCGTCGTCATCTACGGCATATCGCTCTTCTTCAGCCTGTGTGCGCTGCTTCTGTCGCAGACGGCGAATTGGGCGGCTGTCATCATTGTGGCGGTGCTGCTGCTGGCGATGGAAGTGGGCGCGGAAATGATCGGCATTTTCAGCAAAACGCGCCGACCGCTGCTTAAGCTGTTTTCGCGAATTTTCTCCTGGAATTTCCGTCCGCGCAGCAACAAATAA
- a CDS encoding glycosyltransferase, translating to MSGPWPPKPETVPLFGIPVSRAGMDETVEYLARVVETGRPHRVVTVNPIMVMAGLRDPRYMEMLRTADLVVPDGTGIVWAAARAGVPVKERVPGIELMLRLLAVGNERRWRVYFLGAADDVVREAVDRLARRFPGMVVAGVRDGYFSDDEDDAVVEAIRGAEPHLLFVGRSADRQDPWLARYKERLGVPVMMGVGGSFDVLSGRLRRAPASWQRLGLEWLYRLLQEPHRIRRMAALPAFVAKVLLENRRILEYNNWSAHDHDK from the coding sequence ATGAGCGGACCGTGGCCGCCGAAGCCGGAGACGGTGCCGTTGTTCGGCATTCCGGTATCGAGGGCTGGTATGGACGAGACCGTCGAATATTTGGCGCGCGTAGTAGAGACGGGACGGCCGCATCGCGTCGTCACGGTGAACCCGATCATGGTGATGGCCGGGCTGCGCGATCCGCGATATATGGAAATGTTGCGCACCGCGGATCTCGTCGTGCCCGACGGCACCGGCATCGTCTGGGCCGCCGCGCGCGCAGGGGTGCCTGTGAAGGAGCGGGTGCCCGGCATCGAATTGATGTTGCGGCTTCTGGCCGTCGGGAACGAGCGCAGGTGGCGCGTCTATTTTCTCGGCGCCGCGGACGACGTCGTGCGCGAGGCGGTGGATCGCCTGGCGAGGCGGTTTCCGGGTATGGTCGTCGCCGGCGTCCGCGACGGTTACTTTTCCGACGACGAGGACGACGCCGTGGTGGAGGCGATCCGCGGCGCCGAGCCGCATCTACTGTTCGTCGGCCGATCCGCCGACCGGCAGGATCCGTGGCTTGCCCGATACAAGGAGCGCCTCGGCGTGCCGGTCATGATGGGCGTCGGCGGCAGTTTCGACGTGCTGAGCGGACGGCTGAGGCGTGCGCCGGCATCCTGGCAACGTCTCGGCCTGGAATGGCTGTACCGGCTTTTGCAGGAACCGCATCGGATTCGGCGTATGGCGGCGCTGCCGGCGTTCGTCGCCAAAGTGTTGCTGGAAAACAGGCGTATTCTCGAGTATAATAATTGGAGCGCGCATGACCATGACAAATAA